One window of Rasiella rasia genomic DNA carries:
- a CDS encoding ComF family protein, translating to MLNVLFPKLCHGCKTKLLKAEEVLCGNCRHQLPLACYHRTNNETVRTIFSGRIPVVNATALLQFHKKGITQQLLHDLKYRKQEQISYFFGKWLGAELAEIEAYQDIDMVIPVPIHKTKKRKRGYNQVSGFGHEISQALAIPFAENVLLKKSATKSQVFKQRFTRFGNQEVFSVKHDSLLNEKHILLVDDIVTTGATLETCANLLLEKGATKISVATMAITL from the coding sequence ATGTTAAATGTCTTATTTCCAAAACTCTGTCACGGTTGTAAAACCAAACTGCTAAAGGCAGAAGAAGTACTTTGCGGGAACTGTAGACACCAACTCCCTTTGGCATGTTATCACCGTACAAATAATGAGACAGTTCGCACTATATTTAGCGGAAGAATACCCGTGGTAAACGCCACTGCACTGCTCCAATTTCATAAAAAAGGTATTACCCAACAATTATTGCACGATTTAAAGTATCGCAAACAAGAACAGATAAGTTACTTCTTCGGAAAGTGGCTAGGGGCAGAACTTGCAGAAATTGAGGCATATCAAGATATCGATATGGTTATTCCAGTCCCTATTCATAAAACAAAGAAGAGAAAGCGCGGGTATAATCAGGTAAGCGGATTTGGTCATGAAATTTCGCAAGCGCTTGCAATTCCATTTGCTGAAAACGTTCTTCTCAAAAAATCTGCCACTAAATCGCAAGTTTTTAAACAACGTTTTACACGATTTGGCAATCAAGAAGTTTTTAGTGTTAAACATGATTCATTACTTAATGAAAAACATATTTTGTTAGTAGACGATATTGTTACCACAGGGGCTACCCTAGAAACTTGCGCAAACCTACTCTTAGAAAAAGGCGCTACTAAAATTAGTGTTGCTACAATGGCTATAACGTTATAA
- a CDS encoding ankyrin repeat domain-containing protein → MEISDLFAAIRKENKEQLQVLLSKNPSWVNETDARGSTPLLLATYYGLEEISAEILKHPQNIDAQDASGNTALMGVCFKGFATIAKMLMKHGANVNVTNFNGATALIYAATFNRIEIIKMLLAHGADKHIKDDRGNTALDHAKLQGLSEVITTLEE, encoded by the coding sequence ATGGAAATTTCGGATTTATTTGCGGCAATTAGAAAAGAAAATAAGGAACAGCTACAGGTATTGCTTAGCAAGAACCCAAGTTGGGTAAATGAGACTGATGCTAGGGGTAGTACACCACTTCTGCTTGCGACCTATTACGGATTGGAGGAAATTTCCGCGGAAATTTTAAAACATCCACAAAATATTGACGCCCAAGATGCAAGTGGAAATACAGCATTAATGGGAGTGTGCTTTAAGGGATTTGCCACTATTGCCAAAATGCTTATGAAGCACGGCGCAAATGTGAATGTAACAAACTTTAACGGCGCAACTGCGTTAATCTATGCGGCTACCTTTAATAGAATTGAAATAATAAAGATGTTGCTTGCCCATGGAGCAGACAAACATATAAAAGATGACCGTGGTAATACAGCACTAGATCATGCTAAATTACAAGGGTTAAGTGAAGTTATTACTACCTTAGAAGAATAG
- a CDS encoding exodeoxyribonuclease III yields the protein MKIISYNVNGIRAAMRKGFIAWLQNANPDVICIQETKANVDQVAVAEIEAAGYPYHYWFSAQKKGYSGVAIFCKNEPNHVAYGTGIESMDFEGRNIRVDFDEVSVMSLYLPSGTNIARLEHKLEYMATFQAYVDNLKKTHPNLVICGDYNICHKAIDIHDPVRNKNVSGFLPVEREWIGNFIDSGFIDSFRFFNKEPHHYTWWSYRANSRANNKGWRIDYNMVSKPLQENMSRAVILPEAHHSDHCPHLVELKF from the coding sequence ATGAAGATAATTTCATACAATGTTAACGGCATTAGAGCCGCTATGAGAAAAGGTTTTATTGCATGGTTACAAAATGCAAATCCAGATGTTATTTGTATACAGGAAACCAAGGCAAATGTAGACCAAGTTGCCGTTGCCGAAATTGAAGCCGCGGGCTATCCGTACCACTATTGGTTTAGTGCGCAAAAAAAAGGATATAGCGGTGTTGCAATTTTTTGCAAGAACGAACCAAATCATGTAGCGTATGGCACCGGAATTGAATCTATGGATTTTGAAGGCCGAAATATAAGAGTAGATTTTGATGAGGTGTCTGTTATGAGTTTGTATTTACCTAGTGGTACTAATATAGCACGGTTAGAACATAAATTAGAGTATATGGCTACATTCCAGGCGTATGTAGACAACTTAAAGAAGACACACCCAAATTTAGTAATCTGCGGCGATTATAATATCTGTCATAAGGCAATCGATATTCACGATCCTGTTAGAAATAAGAATGTTTCAGGCTTTTTACCAGTAGAGCGCGAGTGGATTGGCAATTTTATAGACAGCGGATTTATAGACAGTTTCCGATTTTTTAATAAAGAACCTCATCACTACACTTGGTGGAGCTACCGTGCTAATTCTAGAGCTAATAATAAAGGTTGGCGCATAGATTATAATATGGTGTCTAAGCCATTACAAGAAAACATGAGTAGAGCCGTTATATTACCTGAAGCACACCATAGTGACCATTGTCCGCATCTGGTAGAGCTGAAATTTTAA
- a CDS encoding Ig-like domain-containing protein, which translates to MKKLITHLYHYRQRVLYLLILCLFSLSFVDCAKRGNPSGGKRDSLAPVIVKSSPENYSTHFEGNEIRITFDEYIKLVEVQKNLIISPPLKYQPIITPLSTSKQLRIKILDTLKENTTYSFNFGNSIVDNNEENEFPYFKYVFSTGSYIDSLTLNGTVKDAVLPKAENPVSVLLYEYNETFSDSIIFKEKPTYITVTKDSTNTFEFTNLKEGKYLLIGLKEKSNDYIFQPKTDKIGFLRDTISLPADTTYSLTVFTETPDCEVTRPAHHSKQEILFGFNGKADSLQIRPISEVPQDYTSKIYKDFEKDTLHYWFKPAFDVEVTDSLLFLATNRTSRDTLEVRLKKLFADSLNITPAQGATLTLLDTFKLQANTPINTFSEDRIEILDKDSIAVPHSVTLDTLYNRASIVFDKTFEQNYKIKLLPGAITDFFEATNDTLSYSARTKAEDEYGDIALTLRNAEKFPLIIELVNEKFKVIRSKVITENSVVSFPYIEPGFYYIRIVFDTNANNIWDSGNFLQKLQPEAVKYYGERIEIRGNWDQQITFTLE; encoded by the coding sequence TTGAAAAAACTTATCACACACCTATACCATTATAGACAAAGAGTACTTTATCTCTTAATTCTATGCCTTTTTTCGCTCTCATTTGTAGATTGCGCAAAGAGAGGCAATCCTAGTGGTGGTAAAAGAGACTCGTTAGCCCCAGTAATAGTAAAAAGTAGTCCAGAAAATTATAGCACTCATTTTGAAGGGAACGAAATAAGAATCACCTTCGATGAGTATATTAAATTAGTTGAAGTCCAGAAAAACCTAATAATATCTCCCCCGTTAAAATATCAGCCAATTATTACGCCACTTAGCACAAGTAAGCAGCTACGCATTAAAATTCTAGACACCCTTAAAGAGAATACCACATATTCATTTAACTTCGGAAATAGTATAGTAGATAACAATGAAGAAAATGAATTTCCATACTTTAAATATGTATTTTCTACAGGTAGCTACATCGATAGCTTAACCTTAAATGGCACAGTGAAAGATGCGGTACTCCCTAAAGCCGAAAACCCAGTGAGTGTGCTACTCTATGAATACAATGAAACATTCTCAGATTCTATAATATTTAAAGAAAAGCCAACCTATATCACGGTAACAAAAGACAGTACAAACACCTTCGAATTTACAAATCTTAAAGAAGGGAAGTACTTATTAATTGGACTAAAAGAAAAAAGTAACGACTATATTTTTCAACCTAAAACCGATAAAATAGGTTTCTTAAGAGATACCATTTCGTTACCCGCCGATACTACGTACAGCTTAACGGTTTTCACAGAAACTCCAGACTGCGAAGTAACTAGGCCAGCGCATCATAGCAAACAAGAAATTTTATTTGGTTTCAACGGAAAAGCAGACAGCCTTCAAATACGTCCAATTTCCGAAGTACCACAAGACTACACCTCAAAAATTTATAAAGATTTCGAAAAAGACACCTTACATTATTGGTTTAAACCAGCATTTGATGTAGAAGTAACAGATTCGTTGTTGTTCCTTGCAACCAATAGAACTTCTAGAGATACCCTTGAGGTACGACTTAAAAAGCTCTTTGCAGATTCATTAAATATTACTCCTGCTCAGGGAGCCACACTTACGTTGTTAGACACATTTAAACTACAGGCAAATACGCCCATTAATACATTTTCTGAGGATAGAATTGAAATTTTAGACAAAGACTCTATTGCTGTTCCGCACAGCGTGACGTTAGACACCTTATACAATAGAGCTTCCATTGTTTTCGACAAAACATTTGAACAAAACTATAAGATTAAGCTGCTACCGGGAGCTATTACAGATTTTTTTGAAGCTACTAACGATACGCTTTCGTATTCGGCCCGCACAAAAGCAGAAGATGAATACGGAGATATTGCGCTTACCTTGCGAAATGCAGAAAAATTTCCACTAATTATTGAACTAGTTAATGAAAAATTTAAAGTGATTCGTTCTAAAGTTATAACTGAAAATTCAGTTGTTAGCTTTCCCTATATTGAGCCAGGTTTTTACTACATACGTATTGTATTTGATACAAACGCAAACAATATTTGGGACAGTGGTAATTTTTTACAAAAATTACAACCTGAGGCGGTCAAATATTACGGAGAAAGAATAGAAATTCGTGGTAATTGGGATCAACAAATTACCTTTACGTTAGAGTAA
- the katG gene encoding catalase/peroxidase HPI has product MSNHGEAWEINDGDASKCPYFGGVQSHSAGGGTTNQKWWPNRLKLNILRQHAAKSNPMGADFDYAAAFKSLDLSAVKNDLVTLMTDSQDWWPADYGHYGGLFIRMAWHSAGTYRVTDGRGGGNTGNQRFAPLNSWPDNGNLDKARFLLWPIKQKYGNKISWADLMILAGNCALESMGFKTFGFAGGREDIWEPEQDIYWGSETEWMGNDERYKKDGELEKPLGAAHMGLIYVNPEGPNGQPDPLGSAHDIRETFGRMAMNDEETVALVAGGHTFGKAHGAGDADLVGIEPEGEGIEAQGQGWLSTYKTGKGGDTITSGLEGAWTPHPNKWDHDYFDVLLNYDWELTKSPAGAHQWTPTADSNARMAPMAHDANKKQALMMSTADMALKMDPEYLKISKHFHENHADFEDAFARAWFKLTHRDMGPVSRYLGAEVPTEELLWQDPISDETASKITDNDVASLKESIANSGLTIPQLVTTAWASASSYRNSDMRGGANGARIRLEPMRSWEVNKGTATVVDALENIQQKFNSNNPDKHVSLADVIVLGGSVGIEKAAKNAGHDVQVQFNAGRGDATQAQTDVDSFAHLEPVADGFRNYLKSGQEISTEELLVDKANLLTLTVPEMTVLVGGMRALNANYDGSSYGIFTNRKEALTNDFFANLLNLNTTWKATSNDDRVFAGRDRKTGAIVWTGTRADLIFGSNSELRAMAEVYGSQDAQEKFVNDFIAAWVKVMNLDRFDIA; this is encoded by the coding sequence ATGAGTAATCACGGAGAAGCTTGGGAAATTAATGATGGAGATGCGAGCAAATGCCCATATTTTGGAGGTGTTCAAAGTCACAGTGCTGGAGGCGGTACAACAAATCAGAAATGGTGGCCTAATAGATTAAAATTAAATATTTTAAGACAACATGCCGCAAAGTCGAACCCAATGGGCGCCGATTTTGATTATGCTGCTGCTTTTAAAAGTTTAGACTTGTCTGCAGTTAAAAACGATTTGGTTACGCTTATGACAGATTCACAAGATTGGTGGCCGGCAGATTATGGCCATTACGGGGGTCTATTTATAAGGATGGCTTGGCACAGTGCAGGTACCTACCGTGTTACCGATGGCCGAGGTGGTGGTAATACGGGTAACCAGCGCTTTGCTCCTCTTAATAGCTGGCCAGATAATGGTAACCTAGATAAAGCAAGATTTCTACTGTGGCCCATTAAGCAGAAATATGGAAATAAAATTTCGTGGGCAGATTTAATGATTCTCGCTGGAAATTGCGCACTAGAGTCTATGGGCTTTAAAACCTTTGGTTTTGCAGGGGGTCGTGAAGATATTTGGGAGCCGGAACAAGATATTTATTGGGGTTCTGAAACAGAATGGATGGGCAATGACGAACGTTATAAAAAAGATGGTGAATTAGAAAAACCATTAGGAGCAGCGCATATGGGACTAATTTATGTGAACCCAGAAGGACCTAATGGGCAACCAGATCCTTTAGGTTCTGCGCATGATATAAGAGAAACTTTTGGGCGTATGGCAATGAACGATGAAGAGACTGTTGCATTGGTAGCTGGAGGACATACCTTCGGAAAAGCGCACGGGGCTGGAGATGCAGATCTTGTAGGAATAGAGCCAGAAGGTGAGGGAATTGAAGCGCAAGGTCAAGGATGGTTAAGTACATACAAGACTGGTAAAGGAGGGGACACCATTACAAGTGGTTTAGAAGGTGCGTGGACACCACATCCAAATAAATGGGATCATGATTACTTTGACGTGCTATTAAATTACGATTGGGAACTTACAAAAAGTCCAGCCGGAGCACACCAATGGACCCCTACGGCAGATTCTAATGCTAGAATGGCACCTATGGCTCATGATGCCAACAAAAAACAAGCGTTGATGATGTCTACCGCAGATATGGCGCTAAAAATGGACCCTGAATATTTAAAAATATCTAAACATTTTCACGAAAACCATGCAGATTTTGAAGATGCTTTTGCTCGTGCTTGGTTTAAGTTAACTCACCGTGATATGGGACCAGTTAGTAGATATTTAGGAGCAGAAGTTCCAACAGAGGAGTTGCTTTGGCAAGACCCTATTTCTGATGAAACAGCTTCTAAAATTACTGACAACGATGTTGCGTCGCTAAAAGAAAGCATTGCTAATTCTGGACTTACAATTCCTCAACTTGTAACTACTGCTTGGGCATCTGCGTCTTCATATCGTAATTCGGATATGCGAGGTGGTGCTAATGGTGCACGTATAAGACTAGAACCAATGAGAAGTTGGGAAGTGAATAAAGGAACGGCAACAGTGGTTGATGCGCTAGAAAATATTCAGCAAAAATTTAATAGTAATAATCCAGATAAGCATGTATCATTAGCAGATGTTATTGTACTAGGAGGTTCTGTTGGTATTGAAAAAGCAGCCAAAAATGCTGGGCACGATGTACAAGTTCAATTTAATGCAGGTAGAGGAGATGCTACACAAGCGCAAACCGATGTTGACTCTTTTGCACATCTAGAGCCTGTTGCAGACGGTTTCAGAAACTACTTGAAGAGTGGCCAAGAAATATCTACAGAAGAATTGCTCGTAGATAAAGCAAATTTATTAACGCTTACTGTCCCAGAAATGACGGTGCTAGTAGGAGGAATGCGCGCTTTAAATGCTAATTACGATGGTTCTAGCTACGGGATTTTTACCAATAGAAAAGAAGCACTTACCAACGACTTCTTTGCAAACTTGTTGAATTTAAACACAACCTGGAAGGCGACATCTAACGACGATCGAGTGTTTGCAGGACGTGATAGAAAAACAGGTGCTATAGTTTGGACAGGAACAAGAGCCGACCTTATATTTGGTTCTAACTCTGAACTGCGTGCCATGGCAGAGGTTTATGGAAGTCAAGATGCTCAAGAAAAATTTGTAAACGATTTTATTGCAGCATGGGTAAAAGTTATGAACTTAGACCGTTTCGACATAGCCTAA
- a CDS encoding glycine--tRNA ligase produces the protein MANDDQFKKVVSHAKEYGYIFGSSEIYDGLSAVYDYAQNGVELKKNIREYWWRSMVYMHQNIVGIDAAILMHPTTWKASGHVDAFNDPLIDNKDSKKRYRADVLVEDYAEKLEQKAQKEILKAKKRFGDAFDEAQFVATHPRVVKYREQKAEILNRMARSLEAEDLADVKALIEELGIADPDTGSKNWTDVKQFNLMFGTKLGASAESATDLYLRPETAQGIFVNFLNVQKTGRMKIPFGIAQTGKAFRNEIVARQFIFRMREFEQMEMQFFVRPGEEMKWYDYWKETRLKWHLSLGMGPENYRFHDHEKLAHYANAAADIEFNFPFGFKELEGIHSRTDFDLKAHEEFSGKKLQFFDPELNKNYTPYVVETSIGLDRMFLAVLSHSLQDETLDDGSTRVVLKLPSILAPTKAAILPLVKKDGLQEIAQEIVQQLQWDYNVSYDEKDAVGRRYRRQDAAGTPFCITVDHQTKEDNTVTIRDRDTMQQERIPIAEIASRLKTSTSYKKWLFNILN, from the coding sequence ATGGCAAACGACGATCAGTTTAAGAAAGTAGTATCGCACGCAAAAGAGTACGGCTACATATTTGGTTCTAGCGAAATTTATGACGGTTTAAGTGCCGTGTATGATTACGCACAGAATGGGGTAGAATTAAAGAAAAATATTCGCGAATATTGGTGGCGAAGTATGGTGTACATGCACCAAAATATAGTTGGTATTGATGCAGCTATCTTAATGCATCCCACTACTTGGAAGGCTTCCGGACACGTAGATGCCTTTAACGACCCGCTTATAGATAACAAAGATTCAAAAAAGCGCTATCGTGCCGATGTACTCGTAGAAGACTATGCCGAAAAATTAGAGCAAAAGGCACAGAAGGAAATTTTAAAAGCTAAAAAACGCTTTGGCGATGCTTTTGATGAAGCTCAGTTTGTTGCTACTCATCCTAGAGTGGTAAAATATCGAGAGCAGAAAGCCGAAATTCTAAATCGGATGGCACGCTCATTAGAAGCTGAAGACTTAGCCGACGTAAAAGCACTAATTGAAGAATTAGGGATTGCAGACCCCGATACAGGTTCTAAAAACTGGACCGATGTAAAGCAATTCAACCTTATGTTTGGTACCAAGTTAGGTGCTTCTGCAGAAAGTGCAACAGATTTGTATTTACGCCCAGAAACGGCTCAAGGTATTTTTGTAAATTTCTTGAACGTTCAAAAAACGGGACGTATGAAAATACCATTTGGAATTGCGCAGACGGGTAAGGCATTTAGAAATGAAATTGTGGCGCGTCAGTTTATTTTTAGAATGCGTGAATTTGAACAAATGGAAATGCAGTTTTTTGTACGACCAGGAGAGGAAATGAAATGGTACGACTACTGGAAAGAAACACGCCTTAAATGGCACTTGTCATTAGGTATGGGGCCAGAGAACTACCGTTTTCACGACCATGAAAAATTAGCGCATTATGCCAATGCGGCTGCAGATATAGAGTTTAATTTTCCTTTCGGATTTAAAGAATTGGAAGGAATTCATTCTAGAACCGATTTCGATTTAAAAGCACACGAAGAATTTAGCGGAAAGAAGCTTCAGTTTTTTGATCCTGAACTAAATAAAAACTATACTCCATATGTTGTAGAGACTTCTATTGGCTTGGATAGAATGTTTTTGGCAGTGTTAAGTCATTCACTTCAAGATGAAACTTTAGACGATGGAAGCACGAGAGTTGTTCTTAAGCTTCCTTCTATTTTAGCACCTACCAAGGCAGCAATCCTTCCTTTAGTGAAGAAAGATGGTCTGCAGGAAATTGCGCAAGAAATTGTACAGCAGTTGCAATGGGATTACAATGTTTCTTATGATGAAAAGGATGCAGTAGGGCGACGCTACAGAAGACAAGATGCTGCGGGAACACCATTTTGTATTACTGTAGATCATCAAACCAAAGAAGATAACACCGTTACCATACGCGATAGAGATACCATGCAACAGGAAAGAATTCCTATAGCCGAAATAGCGAGCCGATTAAAAACGAGCACTTCGTATAAAAAATGGCTGTTTAATATACTAAACTAG
- a CDS encoding T9SS type A sorting domain-containing protein: MKLKLTLLALVMAFGFSANAQQGPDFVGETPPKMYVPSLESRTNLIPADMTEREAQDKRATSYPYIIGKDPQTTNDVYASNPNPAEGTINTRSLLFDFEATASGSSPSDPALAVGPDHVMTVFNTGFRIFDKTGAPLTGQLSVTNIFSGGGCCDLTVSYDSAADRWVLSYLFSSNGQVQVAVSDGPDPVSAAWNVYTVPNVNDYNKLSVWRDGYYLTGNNGGNSSAKVWVVERAAALAGAATAGIQAFSMPGWINPNPGISFHSAQVLNVTNDDMPTSGGATVIYLADDSYGGVTTDHARYWTIDTDFATPGNSVVSAVTEIPLAPFISVFDGGGFSNLSQPGGGASIDAIQATIMNQAQFRQFPTYNSALFNFTVDTDAGGGKLAGIRWVELRQTGAGQPWTLHQEGTFTSPDGKHAWMGSLMMDNAGNIGMGYSAMAGPTTPNPTDFRVGSYYTGRFAADALGTMTVTETPIKLSTNNIPNLRYGDYSKIDIDPNNDQTFWFINEIAVGGRKDHVGVFDIAPSQANDVGATTITDPNDGALTAAEDVVATIFNFGTDPQTNIPVSLTVDGTAIVTDVIAGPLASATSISHTFSVPVDMSTPGTSYDIEVSTGLAGDSVAANDTATKTVTNTTLGVEDNILSDSDLLIVNKGNNMFDISLATQTLTERLTLTVTNVLGQNLLSYGLDNNGDGYRYELNMSYASSGVYIVRIGNSTSGVSKKLIVK; the protein is encoded by the coding sequence ATGAAACTAAAATTGACTCTTCTCGCCTTGGTAATGGCGTTTGGCTTTTCAGCAAATGCACAACAAGGGCCAGATTTTGTAGGTGAAACTCCACCTAAAATGTATGTTCCAAGTTTGGAATCTAGAACTAACTTGATTCCTGCAGACATGACAGAACGTGAGGCGCAAGACAAACGTGCTACCTCATATCCTTATATTATAGGGAAAGACCCACAAACAACAAACGATGTATATGCTAGTAACCCAAATCCAGCGGAAGGAACTATTAATACAAGATCATTATTATTTGATTTCGAAGCTACAGCTTCAGGATCATCTCCTTCAGATCCAGCGCTTGCCGTTGGGCCAGATCACGTGATGACTGTATTTAACACAGGATTCAGAATTTTCGACAAGACCGGAGCGCCTCTTACAGGACAGTTGTCTGTAACAAACATCTTCTCTGGAGGTGGATGTTGTGACCTTACTGTTTCTTACGATTCTGCTGCAGATCGTTGGGTATTATCTTACTTGTTCTCATCTAACGGGCAAGTTCAGGTTGCCGTATCTGACGGGCCAGACCCAGTATCTGCTGCTTGGAATGTGTATACAGTACCAAACGTAAATGACTACAACAAGCTTTCTGTATGGAGAGATGGTTACTACCTAACGGGTAATAACGGTGGTAATTCAAGTGCAAAGGTATGGGTTGTTGAAAGAGCTGCTGCATTAGCAGGAGCTGCAACGGCAGGAATTCAGGCATTTTCTATGCCAGGTTGGATTAACCCTAACCCTGGAATTTCTTTCCACAGCGCGCAGGTATTAAATGTAACTAACGACGACATGCCTACGTCAGGTGGTGCAACTGTAATTTACTTAGCAGACGACTCTTATGGTGGTGTGACAACAGATCACGCTAGATACTGGACGATCGATACAGATTTTGCTACTCCAGGAAACTCTGTAGTTTCTGCTGTTACTGAAATCCCTTTAGCGCCGTTTATCTCAGTATTTGATGGTGGAGGGTTCTCTAACCTATCTCAACCAGGAGGTGGAGCATCTATCGATGCAATTCAAGCTACTATCATGAACCAAGCACAGTTTAGACAATTTCCTACCTACAACTCTGCATTATTTAACTTTACTGTAGATACCGATGCTGGTGGAGGAAAGTTAGCAGGTATTCGTTGGGTAGAATTACGTCAAACAGGAGCTGGACAGCCATGGACGTTACACCAAGAAGGTACTTTTACGTCTCCAGACGGAAAGCACGCTTGGATGGGTAGTTTAATGATGGATAACGCTGGAAATATTGGTATGGGGTATTCTGCAATGGCAGGACCAACAACACCAAACCCTACAGACTTTAGAGTAGGTTCTTACTACACAGGTAGATTCGCAGCAGACGCTTTAGGAACTATGACTGTTACTGAAACTCCAATTAAATTAAGTACAAACAATATTCCTAACCTACGTTACGGAGATTACTCTAAAATTGATATCGACCCTAACAATGATCAGACGTTCTGGTTTATCAATGAAATCGCTGTAGGTGGTAGAAAAGATCACGTAGGGGTATTTGATATTGCACCTAGTCAAGCAAATGATGTTGGAGCTACTACCATTACAGATCCTAATGATGGAGCACTAACAGCTGCTGAAGATGTTGTTGCTACGATCTTTAACTTTGGTACAGATCCACAAACTAACATCCCTGTTAGCCTTACTGTAGATGGTACTGCTATCGTAACTGATGTGATTGCTGGACCTTTAGCTAGTGCAACTAGTATTAGTCATACATTTTCAGTACCTGTAGACATGTCTACACCAGGTACTTCTTATGATATTGAAGTTTCTACAGGATTGGCTGGAGACTCAGTAGCAGCAAATGATACTGCAACTAAAACAGTAACGAACACTACTTTAGGTGTAGAAGATAATATCTTGTCAGATTCAGACCTTCTTATTGTAAACAAAGGAAATAACATGTTTGATATTTCTTTAGCTACTCAAACACTTACAGAGAGACTTACACTTACTGTAACAAATGTATTAGGACAAAACTTATTGAGTTATGGTCTTGATAACAACGGAGATGGATACAGATATGAGCTTAATATGTCTTATGCATCTAGCGGTGTTTACATTGTTAGAATTGGAAATAGCACAAGTGGTGTTTCTAAGAAGCTTATTGTAAAATAA
- a CDS encoding amidohydrolase — MSQKEQLKVTLIQTHLHWENAKANRAMLYDKIMGITEETDIVVLPEMFTTGFSMNADVLAEEREGFTVMWMKELAARRGCALVGSIIVKDNECYYNRLYFITEEGAIFTYNKKHTFTLAGEHKTYTAGRNRVVIDYKGWRIFPLVCYDLRFPVWARNTENYDVLLYVANWPKKRITAWDALLKARAIENMSYCVGVNRVGLDGNGHEYTGHSAIYDVLGTQISTQDYEKEFVDTITLSKTHITKNRKHLQFLNDADAFTLT; from the coding sequence ATGTCTCAAAAAGAACAATTGAAAGTAACCCTCATACAAACACATTTGCATTGGGAAAATGCAAAAGCAAATCGTGCCATGTTGTATGATAAAATTATGGGTATAACTGAAGAGACAGATATTGTTGTGCTTCCCGAAATGTTTACAACTGGCTTTAGCATGAATGCTGATGTCCTTGCCGAAGAAAGAGAAGGGTTTACTGTCATGTGGATGAAAGAACTTGCTGCGCGAAGAGGGTGTGCCTTAGTTGGAAGTATTATTGTAAAAGACAACGAATGCTACTACAATAGGCTCTATTTTATAACCGAAGAAGGTGCCATTTTCACATACAACAAAAAACACACATTTACCCTGGCCGGCGAGCATAAAACGTATACAGCTGGTAGAAATAGAGTTGTGATTGACTATAAAGGATGGCGTATTTTCCCATTGGTGTGTTACGATTTGCGATTCCCAGTTTGGGCTAGAAATACAGAAAATTACGACGTGCTGTTATATGTTGCTAACTGGCCTAAAAAACGAATTACTGCTTGGGATGCACTCTTAAAAGCACGCGCCATAGAAAACATGAGTTATTGTGTTGGTGTTAACCGTGTGGGGTTAGATGGTAACGGTCATGAATATACTGGGCACAGCGCAATTTATGATGTTCTGGGAACACAGATATCTACACAGGATTATGAAAAAGAGTTTGTAGACACGATTACGCTCTCTAAAACACACATAACTAAAAACCGAAAACACCTTCAGTTTTTAAATGATGCAGATGCATTTACTCTAACGTAA